The nucleotide sequence gctTGAAGTAAATACGATACGAGATGTCTATCTGAAACGAAAATCGACCTTTTTGAAGACTATAAATACCTGTTAGACTATTAGTTAAGATATTTGAgctattattttgtatcttaAGGATGATAAAGTACATGACGCTGTATGTGATATAATGTATTGCGATCAATTCTATGTAATATAGCTACGTTttgtagttataaaataaattgaaacgcATTGAGCACAGTTTTTAAACGTACATATTAAAGATGAACAAAAATTGGAATGTTTGGATCATATGacgttaaatttttagttttatagcattggaATGCTGgataaataagaaatgtttaaagaatagaaaaaaattgatcacgtaTTGATAAAAAGAcccgggttcgaatcccgcttcgtgatcaaattgccttttccttaaaaaaatcttatataatgTAGTAAAATTTGAAAACCCGTTTTGGTAATAGATTATTAGGTAATgcgttgttttttaattctgaAGCGGCATTGCCAGCACATAAAATGGACTGCCAAAACTCGTTGTTTCCAGTATTTTCTAGAATGGGTCAAGAGTTGTTAAGACGCGGTGCAAATTGCAAGCACCATTAGGCTGCGAGTCGGGGGCGGGGGCTTTAACTGCATTGGGACAAGGGGTGCACATTACGAGTACGCTACTTTGTATCACGTCGGGGTATAGTTATTTATCCATGTGCAATTATAGCAGCCTATTATTTTTCTCTATACTTCTAGCATTTTCCATTCCTGTTACGCTTGTTTAGTAAGCCTATCAATTGGATTAAAACTTAATGATAATCCCTGAATATATTCAGAGATTAACACGTTTAGGTGACGCGGAATTAAATTGCCTAATACACTATAAATATGAGATGTGCCTGGATTCCagattaaaagtaatatttgaaTGCCTTTTGGTATCGTTTGAATACACGAATGAAATTACTGCCAACtgtatagaataattaaaatataaatttaaaaaaatgtaagatCAAGTTGTTGTACATTTTACTGGGCTTATAAAAACCCACAAtgattactttaattaaatttttaatattaggcACATAGGGCATGATAATGATGAAACTATAATTATCCCAAATTGCAATTTCGGAGTAAATTCGACAGGGGAGCGATAGAAACATTAGGGGGTACAACGAATAGGGACCGTAGATTCCCTTTAATGCCAATTGCCTATAGCGGACAGaataaaaatccaaaaatatCCTTagtgagaattttttttaaacaactcTTTTTTATAGATCTTCAATTAaagattttgttataaatttatttctaactatTAAATTACCGACTAATCGTTTTGGGAACATCGTCGaattaaatcgtttatttgATTTCTTACAACCATTCATTGTTTCGAATACAAGACTACACGTTCacgataatttaattaaaactatatttatatacataagcAATATGGCAAACGTTTAAatcaactgttttatttttcttcaatacATGATAGTATCTGATAAAGGTGTATAAAATAAGAGAATGTATTAAATagccaattaattatttattttaaaacttcgtTTCCAAAAACGAACGAGCTTCTCAATTCCATGAAGATTTAGGTTTTCCTACTCCATGTGTTTATAACCAATTgacgatatttttatgtgtcatAGGAAACTGTTGTCATTAGTTTCCACTTAATAACTTGGGACTCTCCCAACCCCACAGTCGGTGaccttttattttagaaagGAATCATATCCAACACGTTACGAGCTAACATCAAAGCATCTCTCGGTCATAAGTCAAACCGCGGAGGcgcaataaattaagtaagtacacgaagaataattaatagtaatgaTATTCGAAAGTCGTATTGACCGCGTGTGCAACAGCTGGACGCGTCCAATAATAGGTAGGTGATACCAACGCCGTGATTTATGCCTCTGCTTCAAGGTTCAACCTATGAGGGAAGAGTTGATTTCTAATGTAAGCTTTTATGTCACGTTTTTGATATATTCTTTTAGATTAACAAATAAGTAATTGATGAAAAAATCTGTAAAGTTATAATactaaagtataatattagcaaaccactttaaattattatcatttgctAAACATATactttagaaaaaataatacatttcaaaaatgtcACTAATCTTATTACAATATGTGTAAACAAACCTTGAATTCATGATTTTTCTTCTagttttacaaacaaataaacaaatgtccAATAACTATTTCACCACTCACCCCACAGGCAGTAACATGACTCAGCCTCCATAAATAATGTAACCCCTAGTTGATACCAtctcatttacatttaaactaaaaatttaattaactattttaatgaattactaGCAAGACCTGCTCTTTAGATAGCAGTGAAtggattcattaaaataatatatttttttgataatttaagaaatcttCAGCAATATCTTGTGTATACTATGTATAagttagttgattctatcatcataacataaaaatgtgtttttaatttttttctttttactatgtttatttattttttcttgtacTTATAACTACAgatttagtaaaattaaaaaaaaaacttgaactATAAGTCAAGTAAGTAAGTAACATAAGTCGATTATGAGGATccttatattacaataacaataaaactcaCTACTAAAACTACCTACTTAAAGAATAACTGTTATACAAATCAGTTCAATTGTTTCAAATGTGCCTGAAAATTGACATCTGCACTTATagagattaatatttaaatacaacaacGCCTctgttgtatttaaatattatttgattacaaaattaattaggtatatttagattatattttttatttacaataggAAGGTTTTAACCACAAGCTCTCctggtattttataataaaaacctatATAATTGCTATAATTCCTTCTTTAATACATGATGcaccaaacaaaataattttttttatatatgaaagaaaatgtGTGCACAAGTAAATTAGAACCAAAATGCTAAAATCTTATCAAAATCTTAATCATTCTAATAAATTCATGGTTACtcatatttaacaatacataGATTGTATGTATAATCGATACTAGAAAAAAACTCgaatgtttgtataaaaactaaaatacatccttaataatttataagtaataccTTCCaggtataattatacaaaaaattataaaatatcacaaatatttacgtcttttttatctaatattacCGACTCTTATTTCGTTTCAGAATTtggattcattttatttggtCGTATTTTGttctaaattaaacattacaagTTGGGACTGAGAGAATAAAGGCGGTTATCGATTCCGTGTGCTTTCTAATTCACAATTGCCTAATCCCATAATATACATTCGTCTTAATAGTGAGGGGTGGGCTGAGCGGCACGGTAACACGCCCGCATGGTAGAAgcattgatattttaaataaacacataagcTTTAATGAGTCGAAGAATTACACAAACttcaataagataaaataaaaatattacctcGAGACAGACTTCACTGGTTATTACACAAAATCTCGAAGGGGACGAAACCTTGCACAACCACTCAAGATTTACGCAAATAAATACACCAATACACGCAAAtcactatattttaaatgaaataataacaaatgaacAGTATCACAAACTATTTAAGTCACAAAACGTCCTATAATCCTTTATAAAATGCAGAAAAAATAGCATCTCTATATAATGGAACCGGCACACAATATACAACCACAACTCAAGAAATCTTTagaaaactgaaaaaataacaagacGGCGCCACTCACGCTGAGCTCTAGTGTCTTGTATTTAGCGCAAGCGCTGTCATATTTTCCTATacgaatgtaaaatataaattttaccgTACTAATAATGgagttacattttattttctttattggcATATTTTTAAGGCtttcttcttatatattaaaatatcaatagcatattttaataaataaatgctactctatataaattttttcatgtcagcaacatttgaatatttaaattgagaatgtcaatgtcattctCATAGATTGCCAGTTTTTAATCTTACGCCCAATTCCagtaacaaatgaaatatataataatttgtaataaataatatgtaaatgattTGATCAGAAAATCCAAAGCTTGAttcagaaataatttaaaagacttTCATACAATCGACGTATCATATAATTCCAGTTTACATTATATACTGTTTACAACTTTAATAggtaaaaagaaatttaacttGGTAacttaaaaatgtgtatatagTATCCCTCGTCATAAATCAACTTTTAAATGTAGAACACAAAattgtcatttgttttttgttgtgaattgataaaattggtgtaataaaatgttagaacAAGTGAAACAAGTAATACTAGTGCTATCGGGCAAAGGTGGTGTCGGTAAATCGACAGTTAGCACACAATTAGCATTAACACTTAAAGAAAAGGGATTTAAGGTTAGAAAActcttatcttattttatttttaagtacatactctaataataatattttgcaagACATTAAGCAAACCTTTGATGATGCAGGaaagtaatgtaaatataatagaaataaataagattcaCTTCACTGTCTTATAAtccatacttatataaaatctttaaattccAGGTCGGCCTATTAGACATAGACTTATGTGGGCCGAGTattccatatattttaaacctgGAAGGCCAGAGTATTCATCAAGGACCAGAAGGATGGATACCTGTGTACCTAGACAATGAACAGAGGCTTGGAGTCATGTCTATAGGTTTCCTATTGAACTCCAGGAATGATGCAGTTGTGTGGCGAGGTCCCAAGAAGACATCCATGATTAAACAGTTCCTCGAAGATGTGTGCTGGCAAGACCTGGATTTTCTTGTAATTGATACTCCACCAggtataatacattatttctaatttatcttGTACTAGAAGCTCGTCCTTACTCGCAGGGATATCAAGATACTTGTTTGATTCCAAgcgagcatttaatcgggataaaaagtatcctttcACCTAttaagtcagctcataccctgtctgtataccaaatttcatgaaaatttgaTCAATGTGATTGACCgacaaacatctaaacaaataAGCTTTcacagatataatattagtgtgatgtgATAGTGTGactggcttcacccgtggtacatatatagccttcctcaataaatgggctgtctaacactgaaagattttttcaaatcagaccagtagttcctgagattaatgcattcaaacaaacaaaaaaaaaactcttaagctttatgatattattatatgtaggaGTGCTGTTCCAATTAAAGCTTTTCTAGATGTCGGACATGCAACTTCAATTATTTcagcaaataaattttgtaaaaaaaaagcattgtaagataaattatgtaaGCAAATTTAGTACATTATTATGGTAtctattctaaatatatatatatagtttgattgtgtgtttattaaataaaaatgaatgaaaaccTATATAAACGCAGTATAAATGGGTTGTCAAACActaaaaagaatttttacaACTGTACCAAACCCAAACAAATTCTTGATGTAGTTATAAGCCAAACAATTAACCTCTTTCACTTTACAATATAAGTTTAAATGTGAcgtaatatgattttttttttaattaggtacCTCAGACGAACACATCACAGTAATGGAAAATCTGCGTCAAGTCCAACACAGTTCCGCAATCCTCGTCACCACACCACAGGAGGTAGCCATCGAGGATGTGAGAAAGGAAATCACATTCTGCAGGAAGACTGGCATACCCATCATGggtattattgaaaatatgagTGGGTTAGTGTAATTGCTTTGTTGAATTTGCCTCAGGTTGTAATGTAGATTGTTCTGGTTTTACTTTGATGTccctctgtctgtctgtctgtctattgTTCTCTAGATCTTATGGACCGTTATAATGtcagttaatatttttcaattaataatagttaatatttttcaagattTTGTTATTCTGTTGCCCTGAGCAAATtagaaatgagaaattttgaaagaatagaaaaccactgtaccaaggaggcgtccAAAAATGTGgagattcataaatatttaaatgttccgACTGTACAAGAGGAAatagagaaatataaaaagaaatacgcTGATCGCCTGTCGTGTCACCCCAATCCCCTTGCTTACGAACTCATAAACCCTTCCTGTACGGCAAAAAGGCTGAAAAGGAAGGATGTATTCTAAGAGGCAGACGAGGCACGGGTCTCGTCGCCTACTAAATTTGAAATCCTAATCACCTCATCagaaaaaattttatgacGAGGCGGGAtacgaacccgcgttttttgccaaaccgtagcaacgcctagcctctcggccacccgtgcaacagtaaatgaaataaaaacatggaGGCTTACCATTGGCACAGTCAccaattggatgggtgaccaatttcttttttacagttgctctttagcttatttatagCTTAGTTATCAGCAAAAACACTTGactattttgaaaaaataattgtaacatcATGTCCTATCATCAAGAAAGCATATCAATATTGTGATATATGACGACATTTATTGTACCTAAATTTATTGGATTTCCTCATATACCAcacaattatacattttttgagtttgataCCTCAGTACTTTCGAatgggtgaactgattttgatgattctttatttatttcaaagctgaTGTCTCCTGTAcatccattaaaattttttctatttctgaCTATTcatagtttagttttttgtatgaataataattcttgtatatgtaaatgtatttaatcatGAAATTACTTCCAGCTACGAATGTCCAACTTGCAGTTACTGCACAAACATTTTCTCAAGTGGTGGAGGACAATCACTAGCAGAGATTGCAAAGATTCCCTTTTTGGGGACATTGCCCATTGATCCCCGAGTGGGGCAACTCGCTGGAAAGGGCTTTGCCGCAGTCACAGAACTACCAGAATCTAGTACCAGTAAAGTCTTTAGCAATCTGGTAGACCAGCTAGGTGGTCTGTTGCATAATGGATCgtgatttaaatgtataaattgtaaaaatatattatattagggATAAGAGTAAAAGtatgtgttaataaaattatataaacaaaaaacaaaaataaagacattattttaataaatgtgttttgcatttttattgactttaatttgcaataaaactaGGCGGCTTTCTGTCGCTTTTTAGGATTTAAGAACCTACTCTTCCAACTCTGATGCTATAATGCCATAAACGGACAACatattgtatgtggtagtcgagcacgcttcggaacgaattgggccagctcgcaccggggaagtaccatacccccacagaagaccggcgtgaaatagcattctgctgtgtttcgttcggtgagtgggagccggaggcccatatccttttccttacccttcccagtcctttcctttattcctctcgtcaatcctttcttaatcccttcccaatttaaagtcggcaatccatttgtaggggcgtaaggtctgcagtggaccttatgcctctccaaatgtttataggcggtggtagcgcttagctaaccatcaggcgtcccaccagctccattgccgactgtgacattcATGTTCTGTAGGaacactttataaaatttggtaaacttattttgtgtttcttcCCCCTTCTGTACCACATTTGAGACCGCTCCACTACACTCGGCTACCCTGGTACTGTATAGACTGGAATGGTTAagttaactttatattatagacgttcctttatcaaaatatttaattacatattcattaaaattgttttctttatgaCGTATTATATCGATGGGTTTGaccaaattgtttaatattttcgaaGTTTCGTTATTTgcgataaaaaatgttatcatgTCCTTATTTAACTactttgtgtatttattatttatacttcatttttattgtctaTCGCCTGTAATGTGTAATCTTgttcataaatcataatccaataattttttattattattttaatgttcaattattcattttatgaaaAGAACTTTActgcaaatatatattctaaggAAATATCACGATATAGTGTAATTTATTCCAAATTgtgaataagaaaaaataaaacaagttttagttaagagatttttatttatttccttcacATACACTGAAAATATTTGACGGCCATAACTTAAATTCTATCGCTGGGGCTACATCAGTGGGCGATTGATGTGGCCGGGTAGTTTCTGTGCAACGCGTAGTTGTGGCGCAGACAAGAACGTCGTTTTAACACACCAgaagcaccagctttcaaataaaacatcttaatAACCTGTTTGCCCTGTCGTCTAATGCCTATGcgttgacattgacatttttaGCGCGCCAACACGATAAGAATCTTCACGCGCTAATGTAGCCTCAGcataactattaattataatataattatactaagGAACAGTTCACTATCCTGATAACCCTTtcgactttttatataaattttgtgaaaaataacaGGCAGATGTGAAACTGTCCCATAACATGGTAAATCTGTAACAAGATAAAATTGaagttaaaatatcattaaaattcattgatAGACCTTCAGTAAACATCTTCGTTGTTAAttcaagaaatataatatttatgtaaataaatatttggcaatattaattactaatatatataatgttaaaattttgtacaaaatacagccataaaaaatattaatttatataaaaatacatcttcattataaactgtttttaatgtataaatatatccaTAACAGTATCAAAATTTTCCAGATATGaggcttatttattttcttagacacatttaaaataaatattcgataAAACTTCTACCATAATATCAAGTTCGATACAAAATtcgttcccaaaaacgaagcaGTTTTTCAATTCAACAGTAATTTCTTGTTTCTTGccactcgataactccgtgcGTTTCCATCAACggattttttatagaaaattgttgaaatttggtccGAATATAGAatcttcatatttaatataccgCTCCTTATACTTCCTCTCCACGGAACAtcgatgaatttttttatagataatatttattctactaTCCTAAATGAGAATCGGCATGCCTCATAAATAATCTATCATAACATCAAAAACTctggtattattttttttgtttttattttttctactaTGCTAGATTGAGACATTAGTCCACACAGGTTACTTTggctatatttaataatactataaaattgtcataaaaCAATGAACGTTTCAAAACTAACATTATCTAACATCCATAAACATTGAAttgagtaaaataataaaatctcatAACACTCACcctaacttaaaaataatatcacccATATTGAGAACTCGTTTATAATTCGATAtaggaaaaaataatgattcttaataaatgaatacaaaaaaactatttccaaattcaaaattggGATATTTTTGGtacaatttacattatcaTGTTGATAACATTTATCCTTACTTATTTCATGGCCATGAATACACGTAAATCATAATAGTATTGCCATACTCATATAATTTACGATTTTATAGTTAATGGCTATACCATATCAGCAAATAAATCATtcgataacatttttttgcaatagatTTTCctacacacatacaaacaaaaaaaaaatgagatcgcttttctataaaagaaaaatcaataaaactcgcttttctataaaagaaaaaatccaAAACTACctcatcaaattaaaaattagcaACTAAAAAGCTACATTTCTCCATTCCTCCTGAGTGATATAtagactattatttttttagtttttagtcCGTTTTCCACCCTGGAAATGGCGGGATGAAcg is from Zerene cesonia ecotype Mississippi chromosome 15, Zerene_cesonia_1.1, whole genome shotgun sequence and encodes:
- the LOC119832638 gene encoding cytosolic Fe-S cluster assembly factor NUBP2 homolog — its product is MLEQVKQVILVLSGKGGVGKSTVSTQLALTLKEKGFKVGLLDIDLCGPSIPYILNLEGQSIHQGPEGWIPVYLDNEQRLGVMSIGFLLNSRNDAVVWRGPKKTSMIKQFLEDVCWQDLDFLVIDTPPGTSDEHITVMENLRQVQHSSAILVTTPQEVAIEDVRKEITFCRKTGIPIMGIIENMSGYECPTCSYCTNIFSSGGGQSLAEIAKIPFLGTLPIDPRVGQLAGKGFAAVTELPESSTSKVFSNLVDQLGGLLHNGS